The nucleotide sequence TCCGAAATAGAACTGCACGAAACGCATTCCGTCGGTATAGGCCTGTCCCGGAGCCGAAAGAAACGTAATGGCGCTAGCCTGGGTAGCCATCAGCGACAAGGTCACATGGTACCACGGCAGCGACTGGTCGGCCAGCAGGTAGGAACCGATGTTTTTGTTTTCGCGGCTACGGTAAATACCATAACCCACGATAAACGTAAGCGACAAAGCCAACACAATCCAGTCGAGGTAGCTCATTGGAAGTGGATCATAAAGGCATAAAACAGAACGATGAGCAGTACCAGTACGCCTGTGATGATGACGTACATCTGCCGCCAGGTCTTGACGAAGGGCGGCAGGCCTTCGGTTTCAGAATCTTGCATTGAGTTGGGTTCAGTCATTTTGATTCGGTTGCAGTTGCGGGACCGGACAAACGCTATTCAGCAAAAATAGAACCCTTTTCGGAATGTGCCGGGATTTTTTTGGGAATTGCAGGCCGACGGATTCAGCGGGTACCCTGATCAATAATCCCAATTCTATCCGAATGCATTAAAAAAATGAAAATAATCCGGGTAGTTTGCCTCGGAATCTTCATCCTTACAAGGTACCCCCTGGAAAACATTTCAATGTACGGACCAGGATTACGAATAGGTTCATTAAACACACGCCAGTTTTACCGGCCCCGTCCAACTGCCATGGCTACCCAACTTGTCATCAAAACCAAAATTGAAACAGAACGTACCATCAAGGTGGCCCCATTCCGTAAGAATGTCCGGCGCACCAATCCCCACAAGCACAATAGCTACCTTGAATTGATTTATCTCTCGGAAGGTACCGGCATGCACGGTATTGACTCCATGGAATATCCCATCGAACCGCCAGTGATCCATATCGTGCGGCAGGAACAGGTGCATTACTGGCAGCTCGACTCAGAACCGGAGGGGTATGTGGTTCTGGTGAAAAAGGCTTTTATCGAAAAAAGTCTGGACGGCGAACTTAAATCGCTTTTTACCAAAATCAGCGGTCAGAGTTGTCTGCAGGTACGTGAGAATGCCATGATCGAAGGAACGCTGGCTCTGATGACTGAAGAAATCGGGGTACATGGAGAAAACTCGTTTACCGTCATTGAAGGATTGTTGAAAGCCCTACTGGCCAAGATTTTGCTGGTTTCGTCTCCTTTTGTCAAGCAGCAAGAACGGAAAGCGGGTACCGCCCAGGCTTTCATTCAGCTACTGCATGACGACAATGGGTTGAAGCATACGGTGAGCCATTACGCAGAGATTCTGAATGTTTCTCCGCAGAACCTTAACATGGCCTGCCAGCGGGCGATCGGCAAGGCGGCCGCCGATCTGATGGCGGAATTTGTTATTGCCGAGTCGAAGCGCCTCCTGCTCTACACCGACCTGACGGTTTCTGAAATAGCCTTTTCCCTCAATTTCACCGATCCTTCCTACTTTGTCAAGTACTTTAAAAAGTACGTCGGCCCAACGCCCCAGGCGTTCCGAAGCGGGACAGGCTGATACCAAAGTATTTTCATTTGTACCACGGATTACCTTCCTCGTTGTACCAATTTTGCCGGGTACCCCTTTCCCACTCTGGAAGCAATGCAGCCGGCACAATTCGTTCAAAAAAAGACACCTACCCTTGCACTTACAAAATATCTGTTGGCGGGAATAGCCCTGCTTTTTAGTTTCGGTTTTCAGTCCTACGCCCAAATCAGCGGCCTGGTACTCGACAAAACTAGCCGCCAGCCCGTGCCTTTCGTAAGTGTGGCGCTTTACACCGCTACTGATTCAGTGGCGCTGAGCGGTGCCATTACCGACACGACCGGGCGTTACCTTATTCAAAACCCCAGGTCCGGCCGCTACACAATCAGGACCTTTTATGCGGGCTATCAATCCACTACAACTGAACTTATCGTGCAGGGCGGACGCACTACCGAGGTAGGTACCTTGCTGATTGAGGTAGAATCCAAACTGCTCGATGAGGTACGCGTAACCGGGCAGCGAGCGGAGGTACTTATGAAGGCCGACCGACAGACCTACCGCGCTGCGCAGTTTCAAGGGGCAGCGGGCGGGACAGCTACCGATGTACTGCGCAACTTACCCGGCCTGACTCTCAATGCCGAAGGGGATGTGAGCCTGCGCGGAGCCAATGGATTTCTGGTGCTCCTCAATGGCAAACCCGTGCAGGCCAACCTGGGTACCCTGCTCAATCAGCTTCCGGCCAATTCCATCGAGTCCATCGAAGTTATCACCACGCCCAACGCTCGCTACGATCCCGACGGCAAGGCGGGTATCATCGCGATCATCACCCGGACCGGAGCCGATACGGGCTGGTCGGCCCAGCTGAACGGACTGGTGGGTTTGCCCAGCGTGAGTGATTTTGGCAATGCCAAGAAACCCCAGCGACACGCCTTGGATGGCACCCTCAACTACCGCTCAAAAGTGTGGGACTTTACGCTCAGCTCAGCCTACCTCCGCAACGACATCGCCGGGCGGCGCGTGGGGGATGTCAGCACTGTGATTGGCAATCGGCACACCCATTTTCCCTCCGCAGGCGAGCGTAGCTTCGACCGCTACACCTACACGAATCGGCTGGCGGTAGCTTTTGTACCCAATGCATTCAATACCTGGAATCTGGGGCTCTTCCAGAGCCAGCGCACCGAAGACCGGCTGGCCGATATTTTTTATGATAACACGACTACCAACGTTCGGACTGGACAAGTGACCGGGCGTACCTCTTATTTTAACAGCAATCTTGTTCGTAAAAAGGGGCAATTCTATACCGCCAATCTTGATTACACGCATACCTACCGGAACAAAGGTACCCTCAGCGCCGGGGTGTTGTACGAGTACGATCAAATCAGTGGTTTTACCAAAAACCGGAATCTCAACCGCTCCGACTACCGCGATACATTGCAATACACACTCACCACCACGGATCGACCGATTCAGAATTTCCGAGCCAATGTGGACGGAAGCCTGCCCCTTTGGGGCGGCAAACTGGAAGCCGGGTACCAGTATCGTACTCAGGAAGACCGGGGCGATTACCGGTACCGCGAGCAGTATGGCAACCGGATGCCGTTGGTTCCTATTCCTGAATTTTCGGGGTTGATTGTCATCACGAATCGCATCCACAGTTTCTACACGCAATTCGCCGCCACCAAATCCACCGTAGAGTACACGCTGGGCTTGCGCTACGAACACGCCGTTCGGGATCTAGTGAATAATGCCAGCAACCAGACCTACGCACTGACGCTCAATAACCTGTTTCCGTCGTTCAATGTATTGTATAAGTCGCAGGAAGGATTATCGTGGCGGGCGGGATTCAGCCGTCGGGTGCAGCGTAATAATAATTTTGCGCTGAATCCCCTACCCGAGCGCGAACACTCCGAAACGCTCGAACAGGGAGACCCTACCCTGCGACCAGAATTTGTGAACCTGGCTGAAACAGGAGTTAGCAAAATGGTGGGCAACAGTACTGTACTAGTCACTGCCTACTACCAGAGTATCCAGCATGTGATCAATCGTGTCAACAAGGTATACGCCGATACCATTCTGAACCGCATCTTCACCAATGCCGGGCTGGCCCAGCGGGTAGGTCTAGAGCTGGCGGCGGACCTGAAACTTACAAAAGCCTGGAAATTTTACCTGGGGGGCACCGTGTACCGCTATTCACAGGAAGGGCAGTTGTTCGAGGGTGTTGTGGCTTTTGACCGGGCGGCCTGGGTGTATTCCATCAATGCCAATACCACTTTACAAATCGCCCCGTCGCTTTCGTTGCAGGCCACCGTCAATTACCTCTCACAACGTATTACGGCGCAAGGTGAAGACTCGCGCTTTTTAACTCCGAATCTTTCGTTGAAAAAGACGCTACTGAACAACCGCCTGACGGTTCTGGCGCAATGGCAGAACATAGGCCTGGGTTTCCTGCCTACGAACGAGCAGCGAATCACCACCCGGGGACGTGATTTTTTCACTACTACCAACTACATTCAGGAAAAGGACATCTTCCTCATCAACCTCAGCTACACGTTCCGGCAGCTGAGTAAACGCGCAAAACTACCCGGAAACGAGTTTGGCGACAAGGAATTCTAGACTGAAGAGCCACCGTTAGCCCAGGCGCTTTGTTATTTGAATTTTGCCGCCAGGGTAATCATATTGGCATTCATACCCGTGCCCGCCGTGCGGTAATAATGCCCGTACCGGATTTCCAGCGCCCCGAAGTGCTGAATTCCCATCACCCCGCCCGGTGGCGCAATCCTGACGCCCAGCCCACCGAAATGGCTCTGGAAGGTCGATAAGTCATAATCGCTGGTGTAGTAGGTAGTGTTCGGATCATGCTGCGCATAGGGTGCAAAGTACCGTACCGCGCTCTGGGAATTGAACCGGTAAAACGGGCTGAGCGAAAAGAAGGGGGTGATTTTAAAGGGTACCTCCAGCGAAAAGGTGTGCGCCTTCATCCCCCAATTGTCGACGTAGAAGCGGTAAAACGTCCGGATGACCGTCCGGTCACCCAGGAAATAGCTGCTCCGTACTCCGAGGGGTACCTTGACCCGGCTGCCCAGTAGCTTTTCCACTTTTTCCTGTCCATCCGTAAAATACGTCCGGTGAAAGGGCGTACTCAACAATCCCTCCTGGTAGGTGGGCTCGATGATGAATAGCAGATGCAGTCGCTTGTTGACCACCTGCGAAAGCGACAACGATCCGTTGTAGGTATTGCGTGGCTTGTAATACAGATTGGCCCTGTCGCCCTCCGCCCCCGAACTGTATCCACTGGGCCGCAGCTCCGAGGGTAGGATGGCCTCATAGGTATCCAGAAAAACCCCCGCTTTCAGCGTGACCTCGCGGTTTTTATCCTTTGAAGTCTTGGCAAAATGGAGGTTCAGCCCATACGAGGTATAATCGTACTCGGTGGAATACGAAGCACTTATACCCCGGCTTGTGCGGGAACGGGGATCCTGGACATTCCAGGAAATCGACGGATAGACATGTGTGTCGGTACGGGAGGCACCGGAAATTGTCAGCGGGTCGATATTGTCCTGCGAAGCCGAGGAGTAATAGTCTATATTAAACTCCCCGGAAAAGGTATGGATCCGCTGCCGCCGGTCGGTTTTCGTCAGTTTCAATTCCAGCGAATTGGCCACATCGAAGAGTTTTTCGGTTCCGATCCCGCCCGTAATGGCCGAGTTGTTGCCATCCTGATTGTAGTAGCTTGACACCAGATTGACTTCCGAAATTTTCAGTTTCCGGGCCTGATAATCGGCTGCGGTGCTGTCGGGAGCCTGGGCTCGGGCCACACTTAGCTGGAACATTAAAGCGGCGACGCTTATGATTATTTTTTTCATGAAAAGGAAGTACGTTCAGGGTATCAATTACAGCCGCAGCCACCGCCACTCTTGCCACCATTGGCCCCGGAGGCACCCTCCCGGTAGAGGTAAAAGCCCTGCTCGAATTTCTCGGCTTTGCGGGCGGCCAAATCCATTTCCGAGTCGTTGAGCTTGTTTTTCTGGTATTCCTTCACCGTCACGCAGGACGATACGCTTAGGAGTAGCAGGAATGCACTGAATTTTAGCAGGTTCGTTATTTTCATTTTTTTTAGCTGAAAGCCGGTTGTTGATAAATCCGTATCACCTACCCCTTTACCACTATAGAATCCGAACAAAACACCTGGTTCCGATCGTCAATGATGACGCAGGCAATATCCCGCATCTGATTGATCAGGTCCAGTCCCACGCGGGGGCCCATGACGTATACAGGCGTGGCCAGGGCATCGGAAAGCTCGGCGTTGGGCGAAATAATCGTCACACTTTTAATGCCTGTAACGGGCAGCCCCGTGCGGGGATTGATGGTATGGGAGTACCTTTTGCCACCAATCGTCACGAATTTTTCGTAGTCACCCGATGTAGCAACGGCCAGGCCACTGATTTCCAGGTACGAAAATGGCTGATCCTTAGCGTCGGGATCGGCCAGACCAATAGTCCACGGGCTCCCGTCGGGACGTAGCCCCCAGGTGGTGAGGTCGCCCGAGGCGTTGACTACTCCGCTGGTAACTCCCTTTCGAATTAAGAGTCTTTTGGCCATTTCGGCGGCATAGCCCTTGCCTATTCCGCCAAACCCAATCCTCATACCTTTTTCTGCCAAAAATATCGTCTGCTTTTCCCTATCCAGAATTATGTTTTTGTAATTGATCAGCCGTACCATTTCCCGGGCTGTTTCGGGCGAAGGCAGGGCGGTCATGTGCTGGTCGAAGTTCCACAGTGATTGGTCGATGGAGCCGTACGACAGGTCGAAGGCTCCCTGGGTCAAATCGGAAAGCCGGCAGGCACGCGCAATTAAATCGAACACCTCGGCGTCAACCGCTACGGGTCGTATCCCTGCATTCTGGTTGATGAACTGGGTCTGACTATCGTCACTAAACGTCGTCAGCAAGCGCTCGATACGCCGGATTTCGACAATCGCCTCTTCAATCTGCGCCTGTGCCCACTCTTCCTGGTCGGCTACTAGGCCAATCTCGAAGCGATTGCCCATTAGGCGCTCCGTACGCTTGTGAAGCTGCGGAAAGTCGGAAGTCGGCAAGGGAGAAACAGGTGAGTGTTTAATTGTATAATAACCTGAATGTCGGAACGTACGTTTATTTGGTACCGCCAGCTTTTGAAATCTCCCCAATAAAGCCCGAAACGGAGGGCTGGTACCCCTCCCACTCCCTGACGACCTTTCCCTTTTCGTCCAGTAGTACCGTCAGCGGGAAGGTACCCTTGGGGTTGTATTGCTCGGCCAGTGCTTCATTGAGCGCCACCTGTTCTTTGGGTAGTTGGTTTTTCTTCTGCCGGGGAAAGTCCGCCCGCAACAATACCAGGTTCTGGGAAGCATAGGCCTCAAATTCTGCCGATTCGAACACGTCCTTTTTCAATTTGATGCACGGCCCGCACCAGTCAGACCCCGAAAAATTGAGCAGGATCATTTTATGGGTCGCAACGGCTTCGGTTTTTGCGGCTTTAAAATCGAGCTTCCACTCCATAGTGGGGCCGCACAGCAGGAAAAGCAGGGAAACGATGATGGTTTTCATAGGTAATTTTTAACGAGTAGTCAGGTTAGTTAAATACTATTTATTGTAAATCAATACTCTGGTGCAGGTAGTGGTAATGTCTCTGGGTCGGTCTTTCACTAGCAGACGTTTCCTTCAATACACCACCACCGTATTGCCATCGGTAGCTACTTTATAGACCGTCAGAGCCTTGCGGGTGATTGTGTTCAAAGGACTTCCCGTCAGGCTGAAACGGGCGCCATGATCCGTGCAGTAAAACTCTGTTTTATTGAAAATAATCTGCTTTTTAGGCTCATGCGTGCAAGTCTGAGTAGCGGCTACTAGTACCCCGGCGGAGGATTGCGCCACCACAATGCCACTGCTCCGCAGGTACCCCCCACTTTCAATAGGGCCGCATTGGCCGATTGGGTCAGGTCGATTTTGAGTTTAGGACTCTTGATGGCGTTCAAAGCTTCGGTACTGATGGTCGCGGATGAATTCAACTTCACCGTACTCGTCACTGGGGTTGGAGTTGTGGTACCACTGGTATCGGGTGTCGTTACGGGCGTGGCTGTTTGGGTCTGGTTTTGCAGGCTCAGGGCCTCGATCACGGTGTCTTCCTGGTTGACACAGGAAGTTAGCAGGGCCATCAGCGCGGGACCCCGGAAGCCCAGGGTTTTCAGGAATTCTAGTCGGTCCATGAATGGTAATTGAATAGAGACTTTGGATCGAT is from Salmonirosea aquatica and encodes:
- a CDS encoding TonB-dependent receptor domain-containing protein — translated: MQPAQFVQKKTPTLALTKYLLAGIALLFSFGFQSYAQISGLVLDKTSRQPVPFVSVALYTATDSVALSGAITDTTGRYLIQNPRSGRYTIRTFYAGYQSTTTELIVQGGRTTEVGTLLIEVESKLLDEVRVTGQRAEVLMKADRQTYRAAQFQGAAGGTATDVLRNLPGLTLNAEGDVSLRGANGFLVLLNGKPVQANLGTLLNQLPANSIESIEVITTPNARYDPDGKAGIIAIITRTGADTGWSAQLNGLVGLPSVSDFGNAKKPQRHALDGTLNYRSKVWDFTLSSAYLRNDIAGRRVGDVSTVIGNRHTHFPSAGERSFDRYTYTNRLAVAFVPNAFNTWNLGLFQSQRTEDRLADIFYDNTTTNVRTGQVTGRTSYFNSNLVRKKGQFYTANLDYTHTYRNKGTLSAGVLYEYDQISGFTKNRNLNRSDYRDTLQYTLTTTDRPIQNFRANVDGSLPLWGGKLEAGYQYRTQEDRGDYRYREQYGNRMPLVPIPEFSGLIVITNRIHSFYTQFAATKSTVEYTLGLRYEHAVRDLVNNASNQTYALTLNNLFPSFNVLYKSQEGLSWRAGFSRRVQRNNNFALNPLPEREHSETLEQGDPTLRPEFVNLAETGVSKMVGNSTVLVTAYYQSIQHVINRVNKVYADTILNRIFTNAGLAQRVGLELAADLKLTKAWKFYLGGTVYRYSQEGQLFEGVVAFDRAAWVYSINANTTLQIAPSLSLQATVNYLSQRITAQGEDSRFLTPNLSLKKTLLNNRLTVLAQWQNIGLGFLPTNEQRITTRGRDFFTTTNYIQEKDIFLINLSYTFRQLSKRAKLPGNEFGDKEF
- a CDS encoding DUF3570 domain-containing protein; the encoded protein is MKKIIISVAALMFQLSVARAQAPDSTAADYQARKLKISEVNLVSSYYNQDGNNSAITGGIGTEKLFDVANSLELKLTKTDRRQRIHTFSGEFNIDYYSSASQDNIDPLTISGASRTDTHVYPSISWNVQDPRSRTSRGISASYSTEYDYTSYGLNLHFAKTSKDKNREVTLKAGVFLDTYEAILPSELRPSGYSSGAEGDRANLYYKPRNTYNGSLSLSQVVNKRLHLLFIIEPTYQEGLLSTPFHRTYFTDGQEKVEKLLGSRVKVPLGVRSSYFLGDRTVIRTFYRFYVDNWGMKAHTFSLEVPFKITPFFSLSPFYRFNSQSAVRYFAPYAQHDPNTTYYTSDYDLSTFQSHFGGLGVRIAPPGGVMGIQHFGALEIRYGHYYRTAGTGMNANMITLAAKFK
- a CDS encoding DUF4266 domain-containing protein, which encodes MKITNLLKFSAFLLLLSVSSCVTVKEYQKNKLNDSEMDLAARKAEKFEQGFYLYREGASGANGGKSGGGCGCN
- a CDS encoding Rieske (2Fe-2S) protein, with protein sequence MAQSSAGVLVAATQTCTHEPKKQIIFNKTEFYCTDHGARFSLTGSPLNTITRKALTVYKVATDGNTVVVY
- a CDS encoding FAD:protein FMN transferase; the encoded protein is MGNRFEIGLVADQEEWAQAQIEEAIVEIRRIERLLTTFSDDSQTQFINQNAGIRPVAVDAEVFDLIARACRLSDLTQGAFDLSYGSIDQSLWNFDQHMTALPSPETAREMVRLINYKNIILDREKQTIFLAEKGMRIGFGGIGKGYAAEMAKRLLIRKGVTSGVVNASGDLTTWGLRPDGSPWTIGLADPDAKDQPFSYLEISGLAVATSGDYEKFVTIGGKRYSHTINPRTGLPVTGIKSVTIISPNAELSDALATPVYVMGPRVGLDLINQMRDIACVIIDDRNQVFCSDSIVVKG
- a CDS encoding AraC family transcriptional regulator, coding for MATQLVIKTKIETERTIKVAPFRKNVRRTNPHKHNSYLELIYLSEGTGMHGIDSMEYPIEPPVIHIVRQEQVHYWQLDSEPEGYVVLVKKAFIEKSLDGELKSLFTKISGQSCLQVRENAMIEGTLALMTEEIGVHGENSFTVIEGLLKALLAKILLVSSPFVKQQERKAGTAQAFIQLLHDDNGLKHTVSHYAEILNVSPQNLNMACQRAIGKAAADLMAEFVIAESKRLLLYTDLTVSEIAFSLNFTDPSYFVKYFKKYVGPTPQAFRSGTG
- a CDS encoding thioredoxin family protein; the protein is MKTIIVSLLFLLCGPTMEWKLDFKAAKTEAVATHKMILLNFSGSDWCGPCIKLKKDVFESAEFEAYASQNLVLLRADFPRQKKNQLPKEQVALNEALAEQYNPKGTFPLTVLLDEKGKVVREWEGYQPSVSGFIGEISKAGGTK